In Desulfosediminicola ganghwensis, a single window of DNA contains:
- the malQ gene encoding 4-alpha-glucanotransferase: MPNLLSQRRRSGILAHISSLPSPYGIGDIGHSSHRFLEFLAKSGQSCWQFLPFNPTNPLFDNSPYMSVAAFAGSPLLISPDLLKQSGLVSAKSLDHNYDFSPFQADYTASWNFKKDLLAEAFTNFEVESNMAFQLFCDRHRWLEDYALFMVLKEQHTNRGWFQWPRMLAARDESTLKKHYLKHKERILYYKFEQFIFTEQWKQLRSLATDLDILLFGDIPIYVGLDSVDVWANQDIYDLDPDTFLPNKVSGVPPDYFSETGQRWGNPLYNWSSESVEVRKQLEDWWVDRFSNVFEFVDIARIDHFRAFESYWAIPAENDTAVDGDWVKGPGAGFFKKIQRRLGELNIIAEDLGIITQEVIDLRDKLELPGMKVLQFAFDGNPDNSFLPYNYNTSNCVVYTGTHDNETTVGWFLNHQLNDDLRKTIKELANRTLHDDSGIHNDLMYLALSSIGCLTIFPLQDALGFGNDCRMNSPGVPEGNWGWRCIDEYLSEELSISLRARTKLFGRYSESKPKSEIQAEMAKK, encoded by the coding sequence ATGCCTAACCTACTCTCACAGCGCAGACGTAGCGGAATACTCGCTCATATCAGTTCCCTTCCCTCCCCCTACGGAATAGGCGATATAGGCCATTCCAGCCATCGATTCCTTGAATTTCTTGCCAAAAGCGGACAGAGTTGCTGGCAGTTTTTGCCATTCAACCCAACCAATCCACTCTTCGACAACTCACCATACATGAGCGTTGCCGCCTTCGCTGGGTCGCCATTATTGATAAGTCCGGATCTCCTTAAGCAATCCGGACTTGTCAGCGCTAAAAGCCTTGACCACAATTATGATTTCTCTCCCTTCCAGGCGGACTATACTGCTTCATGGAATTTCAAAAAAGATCTACTGGCAGAGGCATTTACCAACTTTGAAGTTGAAAGCAACATGGCATTCCAACTATTTTGCGACCGACACAGATGGCTTGAAGATTATGCCCTGTTCATGGTTTTAAAAGAGCAACACACTAACAGAGGTTGGTTCCAATGGCCAAGAATGCTTGCCGCAAGAGACGAAAGCACACTCAAAAAGCACTACCTTAAACACAAAGAACGAATTCTTTATTACAAATTCGAGCAATTCATCTTTACCGAACAGTGGAAACAACTGAGATCGCTTGCTACTGACTTAGACATATTACTTTTTGGAGATATCCCCATTTATGTCGGGCTGGACTCGGTGGATGTCTGGGCCAACCAAGACATTTACGACCTCGACCCGGATACCTTCCTGCCAAATAAAGTGTCCGGGGTCCCGCCGGATTATTTCAGTGAAACCGGTCAGCGCTGGGGTAATCCCCTGTACAACTGGAGCAGTGAATCAGTTGAAGTCCGCAAACAACTCGAAGACTGGTGGGTTGACCGATTCTCTAATGTCTTTGAATTTGTAGATATCGCCCGCATTGACCATTTCCGTGCCTTCGAGTCATATTGGGCCATCCCGGCGGAAAATGATACTGCTGTAGATGGTGACTGGGTAAAAGGTCCTGGTGCGGGTTTTTTCAAAAAGATCCAGCGTCGACTTGGAGAATTAAACATTATCGCCGAAGATCTGGGAATCATCACCCAGGAAGTAATCGACCTGAGAGACAAACTGGAACTCCCAGGCATGAAGGTGCTGCAGTTCGCCTTTGACGGCAACCCGGACAACAGTTTTCTGCCCTACAACTATAACACCTCAAACTGCGTAGTATATACTGGCACACATGACAACGAGACAACTGTGGGCTGGTTTCTGAACCACCAGCTCAATGACGACCTGCGAAAGACAATTAAAGAATTGGCAAACAGAACCCTGCACGACGATTCAGGAATCCACAATGACCTGATGTACCTCGCACTGTCTTCAATCGGCTGTCTGACTATATTTCCACTACAGGACGCACTGGGTTTTGGCAACGATTGCCGAATGAACAGCCCCGGCGTACCAGAAGGCAACTGGGGCTGGCGCTGCATTGATGAATACCTGAGCGAGGAACTCAGCATAAGCCTCCGTGCCCGCACAAAACTTTTTGGCAGGTATAGTGAAAGCAAGCCCAAAAGTGAAATTCAGGCTGAGATGGCCAAAAAGTAA